A stretch of the Argentina anserina chromosome 6, drPotAnse1.1, whole genome shotgun sequence genome encodes the following:
- the LOC126799325 gene encoding LOW QUALITY PROTEIN: uncharacterized protein LOC126799325 (The sequence of the model RefSeq protein was modified relative to this genomic sequence to represent the inferred CDS: substituted 1 base at 1 genomic stop codon) — protein sequence MSGKASSSQPSSGLTGSGALSHVYIPYLPLRCNTPGSRGLFYDDGNKLLLSPTSDQVFCWKTVPFDPMVAPTSDSLTEGPVVSIRYSLDSKFIAVQRSDQXIQFWGRGNGETFSQRCKSESESILGFFWTDCPLCDIVFVKTSGLDLYAYNSELKSLQLVETRKLNVSWYVYTHESRLVLLASGMQCKTFTGFQLSSAGIIRLPKFEMAMAKSEANNKPVLAAEDIFIVTVYGRIYCLQVDRIAMLLHSYRFYRDVVVQQGSLPIYSSKVAASVVDNVLLVHQIDAKVVILYDIYADSRAPISAPLPLLFRGFPRSNSSSLRSNREDNETSEVIAVSDHEAIIYGDDWTFLVPDLIFSVSNKLLWKIHLDLEAISASSSEVPSVLEFLQRRKLEANKAKQLCLSIARTVILERRPVAAVARTIDVLVSSYSHSSKTGNYVKGTKAGRTLPSGKAHTTASNLTADASASRIDSTGKPIKYESSAGVDSESPNRFLTFSNSDSEEEASFQIFDSKMDRGKLTSAETSVSEVRSSLNANLSEQQESQLTSPAISPDEIFSFVFAPVDEEMVGEPSYLVAIIVEFLRSANMEKVEVCPNLHVLTIQLLSRSERYAELGLFVLNKILEPSKEVAMQLLESGRQNSRTRKLGLDMLRQLSLHEDYVLVLVKEGYYLEALRYARKYKVNTVRASLFLEAAFNSSDSQHLAAVLRFFTDFIPGFRDTSDHNTYYRILSELNSSIAA from the exons ATGTCCGGAAAAGCATCAAGCTCACAGCCTAGTAGTGGTTTGACTGGGTCTGGTGCTCTATCACATGTTTATATTCCATATCTTCCCCTAAGATGCAACACACCTGGATCTAGGGGTTTATTTTATGATGATGGAAATAAGTTGCTACTTTCCCCAACATCAGATCAG GTCTTTTGTTGGAAAACTGTTCCTTTTGATCCGATGGTTGCTCCTACCTCTGATTCACTTACTGAAGGGCCCGTCGTATCTATTCGATATTCCTTAGACTCAAAGTTTATAGCTGTCCAACGATCTGATCAATAGATACAATTTTGGGGTAGAGGAAATGGAGAAACATTTAGTCAGAGGTGCAAGTCTGAGTCAGAGAGTATACTGGGGTTCTTTTGGACAGATTGTCCATTGTGTGATATTGTTTTTGTAAAGACCAG TGGGCTGGACTTATATGCTTACAATTCGGAGTTAAAGTCACTTCAATTGGTCGAGAcaagaaaattgaatgtcagtTGGTATGTTTATACACATGAAAGTCGCCTGGTTCTTCTTGCTTCTGGAATGCAGTGCAAAACCTTTACCGGTTTTCAG CTTTCATCGGCAGGGATTATTCGTTTGCCAAAGTTTGAGATGGCAATGGCTAAATCCGAGGCTAACAATAAGCCCGTCCTAGCTGCTGAAGATATTTTCATCGTCACTGT CTATGGAAGAATATATTGCCTGCAAGTCGATAGGATTGCAATGCTCCTCCATTCTTATAGGTTTTACCGCGATGTAGTGGTACAACAG GGTTCCTTGCCTATATATTCAAGCAAGGTTGCTGCGAGTGTGGTTGATAATGTACTGCTTGTGCATCAAATTGATGCGAAGGTGGTTATCCTGTATGATATATATGCTGATTCTCGAGCACCCATATCTGCACCACTTCCTCTACTATTTCGGGGTTTCCCCAGGTCCAATTCTTCTTCGCTGCGATCAAATAGGGAAGATAATGAAACTTCAGAAGTGATTGCTGTTAGTGATCATGAAGCAATTATTTATGGAGATGACTGGACATTTCTTGTCCCTGACCTCATATTTTCTGTTTCTAATAAACTCTTGTGGAAGATCCATTTGGATCTTGAG GCAATTTCTGCCAGTAGCTCAGAAGTACCATCAGTTCTAGAATTCTTGCAGCGACGAAAGTTGGAGGCGAATAAG GCTAAGCAGTTGTGCTTGTCAATAGCAAGGACTGTTATTCTTGAACGGAGACCTGTGGCCGCAGTTGCTAGGACAATAGATGTTTTAGTTTCCTCGTATTCTCATTCTAGTAAGACAGGAAATTATGTAAAGGGAACCAAAGCTGGAAGAACATTACCTTCTGGCAAAGCACACACAACTGCTTCTAATTTAACTGCTGATGCATCTGCCAGTAGAATAGATTCTACTGGAAAACCCATCAAGTATGAATCTTCTGCTGGAGTGGACAGTGAATCGCCTAATAGATTTCTAACCTTTTCAAATTCGGACTCTGAGGAGGAGGCTAGCTTTCAAATCTTCGATAGTAAAATGGACAGAGGGAAGTTAACCAGTGCTGAAACTTCTGTATCTGAAGTTCGGTCTTCATTGAATGCTAATCTTTCTGAGCAGCAAGAGTCTCAACTTACCTCTCCAGCAATTTCACCAGATGAAATATTCAGTTTTGTGTTTGCTCCTGTAGATGAAGAGATGGTGGGAGAACCCTCTTACTTGGTTGCTATAATTGTTGAGTTTCTTCGCAG TGCTAATATGGAAAAGGTTGAAGTCTGTCCTAATCTCCATGTCCTCACCATCCAATTGCTATCTCGCAGTGAGCGATATGCAGAGCTTGGGCTGTTTGTCTTAAACAAG ATTCTTGAACCTTCTAAAGAAGTAGCAATGCAACTCCTAGAGTCTGGCCGTCAGAATTCCAGGACGAGAAAACTGGGCTTGGATATGCTAAGGCAGCTCTCTTTACATGAGGACTATGTACTGGTGCTGGTGAAAGAAGGGTATTACCTTGAAGCATTACGCTATGCACGTAAATATAAG GTCAATACCGTCAGAGCTTCATTGTTTCTTGAGGCAGCATTTAACTCCAGTGATTCACAACATTTAGCTGCAGTCCTTAGATTCTTTACAGACTTCATTCCTGGCTTCAGAGACACATCAGATCACAACACTTACTACCGCATCCTAAGTGAGTTGAACTCATCTATCGCCGCTTAA